One Setaria viridis chromosome 7, Setaria_viridis_v4.0, whole genome shotgun sequence genomic region harbors:
- the LOC117864268 gene encoding protein FAR1-RELATED SEQUENCE 5 isoform X3: protein MDVRVIEINKKRAMEGMCARSVLVLPIPDQAMTDQVREAQRTAEKESDVAMVAEEQLPVFQLNCTEGNTLSEIQGPEAAVTSAQDPEQDGGDHVSNDEENDDFKGCQKDRTEAEVDGDEDYFFPSVEDVEKARPPEVGMVFPTLQDAHRFLNVYGLLTGFVVKKGCNYKHKKITFVCNKSSKMKVTETGQKKRRSNAIEKTGCRMKVLVKLVEGRWEIKTVVNEHNHPLMSSPSLSTFFISHKYMSEEERIFSRILQESKIKPSQIMEIFKKLRSRLKHIPVRKMDANSLKQSDSQMEIRNTDIEITLEHVRRFQMEQPGFFYAIKTDDRNTVRSIFWTDARARLDYALYGDFISFDTSYTTREHNMLFAPLIGINGHGKAIVFGWGLLENEMADKADTFSWLLRTFLDVMDGKKPTTIITDQGSAMTKSIAEVFPTVFHRFSMWHVMRKAREIFEDFMENGPVMEADLTCLIANCLTIEEFEDGWKTMLEKYDAPPNEDLNLMYQTRLMWVPVYFKHAFCPFIRSTGRSESTDTIFKEHGLRKDAIENFFCQYDIFQKNVISPEDGYGLESTQKKTMYCTRQPIERHAAEVYTMGMFLKFQKELLDASAFNVFEIESGRVYAVKKTLDYEEAEFPGDSFSVEVDLGNNMFNCICSKFERDGMLCCHVLRLLTQFGVNVIPENYIRQRWTKKFREELQKLHGTEKTRSTVSQNAL, encoded by the exons ATGGATGTGCGTGTGATTGAGATAAATAAGAAAAGAGCGATGGAGGGAATGTGTGCACGCTCAGTGCTTGTGCTGCCAATTCCAGACCAAGCTATGACTGACCAG GTCCGTGAAGCACAAAGGACAGCAGAAAAGGAATCAGATGTGGCAATGGTAGCAGAGGAG CAGTTACCTGTTTTCCAGTTGAATTGTACAGAAGGTAATACTCTATCAGAAATACAGGGTCCTGAAGCTGCTGTGACATCTGCTCAG GATCCGGAGCAAGATGGCGGGGACCATGTATCAAATGATGAAGAGAATGATGACTTTAAAGGGTGCCAAAAAGATAGAACTGAAGCAGAAGTTGATGGTGATGAAGACTACTTTTTCCCAAGTGTAGAAGATGTTGAAAAGGCTAGGCCCCCAGAGGTCGGCATGGTTTTTCCCACGCTACAAGATGCTCATCGTTTTCTCAATGTGTATGGGCTACTTACTGGATTCGTAGTCAAGAAAGGATGCAATTACAAACACAAGAAGATAACATTTGTGTGCAATAAAAGTAGCAAGATGAAAGTAACTGAAACAGgacagaagaaaaggagaagcaaTGCTATTGAGAAGACAGGATGCCGCATGAAGGTGCTTGTGAAACTTGTTGAAGGGAGATGGGAGATTAAAACAGTTGTCAATGAACATAACCATCCACTTATGAGCTCGCCTTCACTGTCCACGTTTTTTATTAGCCACAAGTACATGTCCGAGGAAGAGAGAATCTTCTCAAGAATATTGCAAGAAAGCAAAATTAAGCCGTCACAGATAATGGAAATTTTCAAGAAACTAAGGAGCAGATTAAAGCACATACCTGTCAGGAAAATGGATGCCAACAGCTTGAAACAGTCCGACAGTCAGATGGAGATCAGGAATACAGATATAGAGATCACACTGGAACATGTTAGAAGGTTTCAAATGGAACAGCCTGGGTTCTTCTATGCTATAAAGACTGATGATCGCAACACTGTAAGAAGTATATTTTGGACAGATGCACGAGCTAGACTTGATTATGCTTTATATGGAGATTTCATCTCGTTTGATACGAGTTATACCACTAGAGAACACAACATGCTGTTTGCACCATTAATTGGAATTAATGGGCATGGTAAGGCAATCGTTTTCGGTTGGGGTTTGCTTGAAAATGAGATGGCAGATAAGGCAGATACATTTTCTTGGTTACTCAGGACATTCTTGGATGTGATGGATGGCAAGAAACCAACTACAATAATCACAGATCAGGGTTCAGCTATGACAAAATCAATTGCCGAGGTATTCCCTACTGTTTTTCATAGGTTCAGCATGTGGCATGTTATGAGGAAAGCTAGAGAAATATTTGAAGATTTTATGGAAAATGGACCTGTAATGGAAGCTGATCTGACATGTCTGATTGCAAATTGTTTAACTATAGAAGAATTTGAGGATGGTTGGAAAACAATGCTTGAGAAATACGATGCACCACCAAATGAAGACTTAAATCTCATGTATCAGACAAGATTAATGTGGGTGCCTGTTTACTTCAAGCATGCCTTTTGTCCATTTATACGATCCACTGGACGTAGCGAGAGCACAGATACAATCTTCAAGGAGCATGGTCTGCGGAAGGATGCCATAGAAAACTTCTTCTGTCAGTATGACATCTTCCAGAAGAATGTTATTAGCCCTGAAGATGGGTATGGACTTGAGTCTACACAGAAAAAGACAATGTACTGCACAAGGCAGCCAATAGAGAGGCATGCTGCAGAAGTTTACACAATGGGAATGTTCTTGAAATTTCAGAAAGAGCTACTTGATGCATCAGCTTTCAATGTTTTTGAAATAGAAAGCGGCAGAGTTTATGCAGTTAAGAAAACACTGGACTATGAGGAGGCTGAATTTCCCGGAGACTCCTTTTCTGTTGAAGTTGACCTGGGGAACAACATGTTCAATTGCATATGTTCGAAATTCGAGCGAGACGGAATGCTTTGTTGCCATGTTCTGAGGCTACTCACGCAGTTTGGGGTTAACGTGATACCTGAGAACTACATTAGACAAAGATGGACAAAGAAGTTCAGAGAGGAGTTACAAAAGCTTCACGGCACGGAAAAGACAAGGTCAACTGTTTCACAGAATGCCTTGTGA
- the LOC117864268 gene encoding protein FAR1-RELATED SEQUENCE 5 isoform X6 translates to MDVRVIEINKKRAMEGMCARSVLVLPIPDQAMTDQVREAQRTAEKESDVAMVAEEGPEAAVTSAQDPEQDGGDHVSNDEENDDFKGCQKDRTEAEVDGDEDYFFPSVEDVEKARPPEVGMVFPTLQDAHRFLNVYGLLTGFVVKKGCNYKHKKITFVCNKSSKMKVTETGQKKRRSNAIEKTGCRMKVLVKLVEGRWEIKTVVNEHNHPLMSSPSLSTFFISHKYMSEEERIFSRILQESKIKPSQIMEIFKKLRSRLKHIPVRKMDANSLKQSDSQMEIRNTDIEITLEHVRRFQMEQPGFFYAIKTDDRNTVRSIFWTDARARLDYALYGDFISFDTSYTTREHNMLFAPLIGINGHGKAIVFGWGLLENEMADKADTFSWLLRTFLDVMDGKKPTTIITDQGSAMTKSIAEVFPTVFHRFSMWHVMRKAREIFEDFMENGPVMEADLTCLIANCLTIEEFEDGWKTMLEKYDAPPNEDLNLMYQTRLMWVPVYFKHAFCPFIRSTGRSESTDTIFKEHGLRKDAIENFFCQYDIFQKNVISPEDGYGLESTQKKTMYCTRQPIERHAAEVYTMGMFLKFQKELLDASAFNVFEIESGRVYAVKKTLDYEEAEFPGDSFSVEVDLGNNMFNCICSKFERDGMLCCHVLRLLTQFGVNVIPENYIRQRWTKKFREELQKLHGTEKTRSTVSQNAL, encoded by the exons ATGGATGTGCGTGTGATTGAGATAAATAAGAAAAGAGCGATGGAGGGAATGTGTGCACGCTCAGTGCTTGTGCTGCCAATTCCAGACCAAGCTATGACTGACCAG GTCCGTGAAGCACAAAGGACAGCAGAAAAGGAATCAGATGTGGCAATGGTAGCAGAGGAG GGTCCTGAAGCTGCTGTGACATCTGCTCAG GATCCGGAGCAAGATGGCGGGGACCATGTATCAAATGATGAAGAGAATGATGACTTTAAAGGGTGCCAAAAAGATAGAACTGAAGCAGAAGTTGATGGTGATGAAGACTACTTTTTCCCAAGTGTAGAAGATGTTGAAAAGGCTAGGCCCCCAGAGGTCGGCATGGTTTTTCCCACGCTACAAGATGCTCATCGTTTTCTCAATGTGTATGGGCTACTTACTGGATTCGTAGTCAAGAAAGGATGCAATTACAAACACAAGAAGATAACATTTGTGTGCAATAAAAGTAGCAAGATGAAAGTAACTGAAACAGgacagaagaaaaggagaagcaaTGCTATTGAGAAGACAGGATGCCGCATGAAGGTGCTTGTGAAACTTGTTGAAGGGAGATGGGAGATTAAAACAGTTGTCAATGAACATAACCATCCACTTATGAGCTCGCCTTCACTGTCCACGTTTTTTATTAGCCACAAGTACATGTCCGAGGAAGAGAGAATCTTCTCAAGAATATTGCAAGAAAGCAAAATTAAGCCGTCACAGATAATGGAAATTTTCAAGAAACTAAGGAGCAGATTAAAGCACATACCTGTCAGGAAAATGGATGCCAACAGCTTGAAACAGTCCGACAGTCAGATGGAGATCAGGAATACAGATATAGAGATCACACTGGAACATGTTAGAAGGTTTCAAATGGAACAGCCTGGGTTCTTCTATGCTATAAAGACTGATGATCGCAACACTGTAAGAAGTATATTTTGGACAGATGCACGAGCTAGACTTGATTATGCTTTATATGGAGATTTCATCTCGTTTGATACGAGTTATACCACTAGAGAACACAACATGCTGTTTGCACCATTAATTGGAATTAATGGGCATGGTAAGGCAATCGTTTTCGGTTGGGGTTTGCTTGAAAATGAGATGGCAGATAAGGCAGATACATTTTCTTGGTTACTCAGGACATTCTTGGATGTGATGGATGGCAAGAAACCAACTACAATAATCACAGATCAGGGTTCAGCTATGACAAAATCAATTGCCGAGGTATTCCCTACTGTTTTTCATAGGTTCAGCATGTGGCATGTTATGAGGAAAGCTAGAGAAATATTTGAAGATTTTATGGAAAATGGACCTGTAATGGAAGCTGATCTGACATGTCTGATTGCAAATTGTTTAACTATAGAAGAATTTGAGGATGGTTGGAAAACAATGCTTGAGAAATACGATGCACCACCAAATGAAGACTTAAATCTCATGTATCAGACAAGATTAATGTGGGTGCCTGTTTACTTCAAGCATGCCTTTTGTCCATTTATACGATCCACTGGACGTAGCGAGAGCACAGATACAATCTTCAAGGAGCATGGTCTGCGGAAGGATGCCATAGAAAACTTCTTCTGTCAGTATGACATCTTCCAGAAGAATGTTATTAGCCCTGAAGATGGGTATGGACTTGAGTCTACACAGAAAAAGACAATGTACTGCACAAGGCAGCCAATAGAGAGGCATGCTGCAGAAGTTTACACAATGGGAATGTTCTTGAAATTTCAGAAAGAGCTACTTGATGCATCAGCTTTCAATGTTTTTGAAATAGAAAGCGGCAGAGTTTATGCAGTTAAGAAAACACTGGACTATGAGGAGGCTGAATTTCCCGGAGACTCCTTTTCTGTTGAAGTTGACCTGGGGAACAACATGTTCAATTGCATATGTTCGAAATTCGAGCGAGACGGAATGCTTTGTTGCCATGTTCTGAGGCTACTCACGCAGTTTGGGGTTAACGTGATACCTGAGAACTACATTAGACAAAGATGGACAAAGAAGTTCAGAGAGGAGTTACAAAAGCTTCACGGCACGGAAAAGACAAGGTCAACTGTTTCACAGAATGCCTTGTGA
- the LOC117864268 gene encoding protein FAR1-RELATED SEQUENCE 5 isoform X4: MDVRVIEINKKRAMEGMCARSVLVLPIPDQAMTDQVREAQRTAEKESDVAMVAEELPVFQLNCTEGNTLSEIQGPEAAVTSAQDPEQDGGDHVSNDEENDDFKGCQKDRTEAEVDGDEDYFFPSVEDVEKARPPEVGMVFPTLQDAHRFLNVYGLLTGFVVKKGCNYKHKKITFVCNKSSKMKVTETGQKKRRSNAIEKTGCRMKVLVKLVEGRWEIKTVVNEHNHPLMSSPSLSTFFISHKYMSEEERIFSRILQESKIKPSQIMEIFKKLRSRLKHIPVRKMDANSLKQSDSQMEIRNTDIEITLEHVRRFQMEQPGFFYAIKTDDRNTVRSIFWTDARARLDYALYGDFISFDTSYTTREHNMLFAPLIGINGHGKAIVFGWGLLENEMADKADTFSWLLRTFLDVMDGKKPTTIITDQGSAMTKSIAEVFPTVFHRFSMWHVMRKAREIFEDFMENGPVMEADLTCLIANCLTIEEFEDGWKTMLEKYDAPPNEDLNLMYQTRLMWVPVYFKHAFCPFIRSTGRSESTDTIFKEHGLRKDAIENFFCQYDIFQKNVISPEDGYGLESTQKKTMYCTRQPIERHAAEVYTMGMFLKFQKELLDASAFNVFEIESGRVYAVKKTLDYEEAEFPGDSFSVEVDLGNNMFNCICSKFERDGMLCCHVLRLLTQFGVNVIPENYIRQRWTKKFREELQKLHGTEKTRSTVSQNAL; encoded by the exons ATGGATGTGCGTGTGATTGAGATAAATAAGAAAAGAGCGATGGAGGGAATGTGTGCACGCTCAGTGCTTGTGCTGCCAATTCCAGACCAAGCTATGACTGACCAG GTCCGTGAAGCACAAAGGACAGCAGAAAAGGAATCAGATGTGGCAATGGTAGCAGAGGAG TTACCTGTTTTCCAGTTGAATTGTACAGAAGGTAATACTCTATCAGAAATACAGGGTCCTGAAGCTGCTGTGACATCTGCTCAG GATCCGGAGCAAGATGGCGGGGACCATGTATCAAATGATGAAGAGAATGATGACTTTAAAGGGTGCCAAAAAGATAGAACTGAAGCAGAAGTTGATGGTGATGAAGACTACTTTTTCCCAAGTGTAGAAGATGTTGAAAAGGCTAGGCCCCCAGAGGTCGGCATGGTTTTTCCCACGCTACAAGATGCTCATCGTTTTCTCAATGTGTATGGGCTACTTACTGGATTCGTAGTCAAGAAAGGATGCAATTACAAACACAAGAAGATAACATTTGTGTGCAATAAAAGTAGCAAGATGAAAGTAACTGAAACAGgacagaagaaaaggagaagcaaTGCTATTGAGAAGACAGGATGCCGCATGAAGGTGCTTGTGAAACTTGTTGAAGGGAGATGGGAGATTAAAACAGTTGTCAATGAACATAACCATCCACTTATGAGCTCGCCTTCACTGTCCACGTTTTTTATTAGCCACAAGTACATGTCCGAGGAAGAGAGAATCTTCTCAAGAATATTGCAAGAAAGCAAAATTAAGCCGTCACAGATAATGGAAATTTTCAAGAAACTAAGGAGCAGATTAAAGCACATACCTGTCAGGAAAATGGATGCCAACAGCTTGAAACAGTCCGACAGTCAGATGGAGATCAGGAATACAGATATAGAGATCACACTGGAACATGTTAGAAGGTTTCAAATGGAACAGCCTGGGTTCTTCTATGCTATAAAGACTGATGATCGCAACACTGTAAGAAGTATATTTTGGACAGATGCACGAGCTAGACTTGATTATGCTTTATATGGAGATTTCATCTCGTTTGATACGAGTTATACCACTAGAGAACACAACATGCTGTTTGCACCATTAATTGGAATTAATGGGCATGGTAAGGCAATCGTTTTCGGTTGGGGTTTGCTTGAAAATGAGATGGCAGATAAGGCAGATACATTTTCTTGGTTACTCAGGACATTCTTGGATGTGATGGATGGCAAGAAACCAACTACAATAATCACAGATCAGGGTTCAGCTATGACAAAATCAATTGCCGAGGTATTCCCTACTGTTTTTCATAGGTTCAGCATGTGGCATGTTATGAGGAAAGCTAGAGAAATATTTGAAGATTTTATGGAAAATGGACCTGTAATGGAAGCTGATCTGACATGTCTGATTGCAAATTGTTTAACTATAGAAGAATTTGAGGATGGTTGGAAAACAATGCTTGAGAAATACGATGCACCACCAAATGAAGACTTAAATCTCATGTATCAGACAAGATTAATGTGGGTGCCTGTTTACTTCAAGCATGCCTTTTGTCCATTTATACGATCCACTGGACGTAGCGAGAGCACAGATACAATCTTCAAGGAGCATGGTCTGCGGAAGGATGCCATAGAAAACTTCTTCTGTCAGTATGACATCTTCCAGAAGAATGTTATTAGCCCTGAAGATGGGTATGGACTTGAGTCTACACAGAAAAAGACAATGTACTGCACAAGGCAGCCAATAGAGAGGCATGCTGCAGAAGTTTACACAATGGGAATGTTCTTGAAATTTCAGAAAGAGCTACTTGATGCATCAGCTTTCAATGTTTTTGAAATAGAAAGCGGCAGAGTTTATGCAGTTAAGAAAACACTGGACTATGAGGAGGCTGAATTTCCCGGAGACTCCTTTTCTGTTGAAGTTGACCTGGGGAACAACATGTTCAATTGCATATGTTCGAAATTCGAGCGAGACGGAATGCTTTGTTGCCATGTTCTGAGGCTACTCACGCAGTTTGGGGTTAACGTGATACCTGAGAACTACATTAGACAAAGATGGACAAAGAAGTTCAGAGAGGAGTTACAAAAGCTTCACGGCACGGAAAAGACAAGGTCAACTGTTTCACAGAATGCCTTGTGA
- the LOC117864268 gene encoding protein FAR1-RELATED SEQUENCE 5 isoform X5, giving the protein MDVRVIEINKKRAMEGMCARSVLVLPIPDQAMTDQVQVREAQRTAEKESDVAMVAEEGPEAAVTSAQDPEQDGGDHVSNDEENDDFKGCQKDRTEAEVDGDEDYFFPSVEDVEKARPPEVGMVFPTLQDAHRFLNVYGLLTGFVVKKGCNYKHKKITFVCNKSSKMKVTETGQKKRRSNAIEKTGCRMKVLVKLVEGRWEIKTVVNEHNHPLMSSPSLSTFFISHKYMSEEERIFSRILQESKIKPSQIMEIFKKLRSRLKHIPVRKMDANSLKQSDSQMEIRNTDIEITLEHVRRFQMEQPGFFYAIKTDDRNTVRSIFWTDARARLDYALYGDFISFDTSYTTREHNMLFAPLIGINGHGKAIVFGWGLLENEMADKADTFSWLLRTFLDVMDGKKPTTIITDQGSAMTKSIAEVFPTVFHRFSMWHVMRKAREIFEDFMENGPVMEADLTCLIANCLTIEEFEDGWKTMLEKYDAPPNEDLNLMYQTRLMWVPVYFKHAFCPFIRSTGRSESTDTIFKEHGLRKDAIENFFCQYDIFQKNVISPEDGYGLESTQKKTMYCTRQPIERHAAEVYTMGMFLKFQKELLDASAFNVFEIESGRVYAVKKTLDYEEAEFPGDSFSVEVDLGNNMFNCICSKFERDGMLCCHVLRLLTQFGVNVIPENYIRQRWTKKFREELQKLHGTEKTRSTVSQNAL; this is encoded by the exons ATGGATGTGCGTGTGATTGAGATAAATAAGAAAAGAGCGATGGAGGGAATGTGTGCACGCTCAGTGCTTGTGCTGCCAATTCCAGACCAAGCTATGACTGACCAG GTGCAGGTCCGTGAAGCACAAAGGACAGCAGAAAAGGAATCAGATGTGGCAATGGTAGCAGAGGAG GGTCCTGAAGCTGCTGTGACATCTGCTCAG GATCCGGAGCAAGATGGCGGGGACCATGTATCAAATGATGAAGAGAATGATGACTTTAAAGGGTGCCAAAAAGATAGAACTGAAGCAGAAGTTGATGGTGATGAAGACTACTTTTTCCCAAGTGTAGAAGATGTTGAAAAGGCTAGGCCCCCAGAGGTCGGCATGGTTTTTCCCACGCTACAAGATGCTCATCGTTTTCTCAATGTGTATGGGCTACTTACTGGATTCGTAGTCAAGAAAGGATGCAATTACAAACACAAGAAGATAACATTTGTGTGCAATAAAAGTAGCAAGATGAAAGTAACTGAAACAGgacagaagaaaaggagaagcaaTGCTATTGAGAAGACAGGATGCCGCATGAAGGTGCTTGTGAAACTTGTTGAAGGGAGATGGGAGATTAAAACAGTTGTCAATGAACATAACCATCCACTTATGAGCTCGCCTTCACTGTCCACGTTTTTTATTAGCCACAAGTACATGTCCGAGGAAGAGAGAATCTTCTCAAGAATATTGCAAGAAAGCAAAATTAAGCCGTCACAGATAATGGAAATTTTCAAGAAACTAAGGAGCAGATTAAAGCACATACCTGTCAGGAAAATGGATGCCAACAGCTTGAAACAGTCCGACAGTCAGATGGAGATCAGGAATACAGATATAGAGATCACACTGGAACATGTTAGAAGGTTTCAAATGGAACAGCCTGGGTTCTTCTATGCTATAAAGACTGATGATCGCAACACTGTAAGAAGTATATTTTGGACAGATGCACGAGCTAGACTTGATTATGCTTTATATGGAGATTTCATCTCGTTTGATACGAGTTATACCACTAGAGAACACAACATGCTGTTTGCACCATTAATTGGAATTAATGGGCATGGTAAGGCAATCGTTTTCGGTTGGGGTTTGCTTGAAAATGAGATGGCAGATAAGGCAGATACATTTTCTTGGTTACTCAGGACATTCTTGGATGTGATGGATGGCAAGAAACCAACTACAATAATCACAGATCAGGGTTCAGCTATGACAAAATCAATTGCCGAGGTATTCCCTACTGTTTTTCATAGGTTCAGCATGTGGCATGTTATGAGGAAAGCTAGAGAAATATTTGAAGATTTTATGGAAAATGGACCTGTAATGGAAGCTGATCTGACATGTCTGATTGCAAATTGTTTAACTATAGAAGAATTTGAGGATGGTTGGAAAACAATGCTTGAGAAATACGATGCACCACCAAATGAAGACTTAAATCTCATGTATCAGACAAGATTAATGTGGGTGCCTGTTTACTTCAAGCATGCCTTTTGTCCATTTATACGATCCACTGGACGTAGCGAGAGCACAGATACAATCTTCAAGGAGCATGGTCTGCGGAAGGATGCCATAGAAAACTTCTTCTGTCAGTATGACATCTTCCAGAAGAATGTTATTAGCCCTGAAGATGGGTATGGACTTGAGTCTACACAGAAAAAGACAATGTACTGCACAAGGCAGCCAATAGAGAGGCATGCTGCAGAAGTTTACACAATGGGAATGTTCTTGAAATTTCAGAAAGAGCTACTTGATGCATCAGCTTTCAATGTTTTTGAAATAGAAAGCGGCAGAGTTTATGCAGTTAAGAAAACACTGGACTATGAGGAGGCTGAATTTCCCGGAGACTCCTTTTCTGTTGAAGTTGACCTGGGGAACAACATGTTCAATTGCATATGTTCGAAATTCGAGCGAGACGGAATGCTTTGTTGCCATGTTCTGAGGCTACTCACGCAGTTTGGGGTTAACGTGATACCTGAGAACTACATTAGACAAAGATGGACAAAGAAGTTCAGAGAGGAGTTACAAAAGCTTCACGGCACGGAAAAGACAAGGTCAACTGTTTCACAGAATGCCTTGTGA
- the LOC117864268 gene encoding protein FAR1-RELATED SEQUENCE 5 isoform X2, producing the protein MDVRVIEINKKRAMEGMCARSVLVLPIPDQAMTDQVQVREAQRTAEKESDVAMVAEELPVFQLNCTEGNTLSEIQGPEAAVTSAQDPEQDGGDHVSNDEENDDFKGCQKDRTEAEVDGDEDYFFPSVEDVEKARPPEVGMVFPTLQDAHRFLNVYGLLTGFVVKKGCNYKHKKITFVCNKSSKMKVTETGQKKRRSNAIEKTGCRMKVLVKLVEGRWEIKTVVNEHNHPLMSSPSLSTFFISHKYMSEEERIFSRILQESKIKPSQIMEIFKKLRSRLKHIPVRKMDANSLKQSDSQMEIRNTDIEITLEHVRRFQMEQPGFFYAIKTDDRNTVRSIFWTDARARLDYALYGDFISFDTSYTTREHNMLFAPLIGINGHGKAIVFGWGLLENEMADKADTFSWLLRTFLDVMDGKKPTTIITDQGSAMTKSIAEVFPTVFHRFSMWHVMRKAREIFEDFMENGPVMEADLTCLIANCLTIEEFEDGWKTMLEKYDAPPNEDLNLMYQTRLMWVPVYFKHAFCPFIRSTGRSESTDTIFKEHGLRKDAIENFFCQYDIFQKNVISPEDGYGLESTQKKTMYCTRQPIERHAAEVYTMGMFLKFQKELLDASAFNVFEIESGRVYAVKKTLDYEEAEFPGDSFSVEVDLGNNMFNCICSKFERDGMLCCHVLRLLTQFGVNVIPENYIRQRWTKKFREELQKLHGTEKTRSTVSQNAL; encoded by the exons ATGGATGTGCGTGTGATTGAGATAAATAAGAAAAGAGCGATGGAGGGAATGTGTGCACGCTCAGTGCTTGTGCTGCCAATTCCAGACCAAGCTATGACTGACCAG GTGCAGGTCCGTGAAGCACAAAGGACAGCAGAAAAGGAATCAGATGTGGCAATGGTAGCAGAGGAG TTACCTGTTTTCCAGTTGAATTGTACAGAAGGTAATACTCTATCAGAAATACAGGGTCCTGAAGCTGCTGTGACATCTGCTCAG GATCCGGAGCAAGATGGCGGGGACCATGTATCAAATGATGAAGAGAATGATGACTTTAAAGGGTGCCAAAAAGATAGAACTGAAGCAGAAGTTGATGGTGATGAAGACTACTTTTTCCCAAGTGTAGAAGATGTTGAAAAGGCTAGGCCCCCAGAGGTCGGCATGGTTTTTCCCACGCTACAAGATGCTCATCGTTTTCTCAATGTGTATGGGCTACTTACTGGATTCGTAGTCAAGAAAGGATGCAATTACAAACACAAGAAGATAACATTTGTGTGCAATAAAAGTAGCAAGATGAAAGTAACTGAAACAGgacagaagaaaaggagaagcaaTGCTATTGAGAAGACAGGATGCCGCATGAAGGTGCTTGTGAAACTTGTTGAAGGGAGATGGGAGATTAAAACAGTTGTCAATGAACATAACCATCCACTTATGAGCTCGCCTTCACTGTCCACGTTTTTTATTAGCCACAAGTACATGTCCGAGGAAGAGAGAATCTTCTCAAGAATATTGCAAGAAAGCAAAATTAAGCCGTCACAGATAATGGAAATTTTCAAGAAACTAAGGAGCAGATTAAAGCACATACCTGTCAGGAAAATGGATGCCAACAGCTTGAAACAGTCCGACAGTCAGATGGAGATCAGGAATACAGATATAGAGATCACACTGGAACATGTTAGAAGGTTTCAAATGGAACAGCCTGGGTTCTTCTATGCTATAAAGACTGATGATCGCAACACTGTAAGAAGTATATTTTGGACAGATGCACGAGCTAGACTTGATTATGCTTTATATGGAGATTTCATCTCGTTTGATACGAGTTATACCACTAGAGAACACAACATGCTGTTTGCACCATTAATTGGAATTAATGGGCATGGTAAGGCAATCGTTTTCGGTTGGGGTTTGCTTGAAAATGAGATGGCAGATAAGGCAGATACATTTTCTTGGTTACTCAGGACATTCTTGGATGTGATGGATGGCAAGAAACCAACTACAATAATCACAGATCAGGGTTCAGCTATGACAAAATCAATTGCCGAGGTATTCCCTACTGTTTTTCATAGGTTCAGCATGTGGCATGTTATGAGGAAAGCTAGAGAAATATTTGAAGATTTTATGGAAAATGGACCTGTAATGGAAGCTGATCTGACATGTCTGATTGCAAATTGTTTAACTATAGAAGAATTTGAGGATGGTTGGAAAACAATGCTTGAGAAATACGATGCACCACCAAATGAAGACTTAAATCTCATGTATCAGACAAGATTAATGTGGGTGCCTGTTTACTTCAAGCATGCCTTTTGTCCATTTATACGATCCACTGGACGTAGCGAGAGCACAGATACAATCTTCAAGGAGCATGGTCTGCGGAAGGATGCCATAGAAAACTTCTTCTGTCAGTATGACATCTTCCAGAAGAATGTTATTAGCCCTGAAGATGGGTATGGACTTGAGTCTACACAGAAAAAGACAATGTACTGCACAAGGCAGCCAATAGAGAGGCATGCTGCAGAAGTTTACACAATGGGAATGTTCTTGAAATTTCAGAAAGAGCTACTTGATGCATCAGCTTTCAATGTTTTTGAAATAGAAAGCGGCAGAGTTTATGCAGTTAAGAAAACACTGGACTATGAGGAGGCTGAATTTCCCGGAGACTCCTTTTCTGTTGAAGTTGACCTGGGGAACAACATGTTCAATTGCATATGTTCGAAATTCGAGCGAGACGGAATGCTTTGTTGCCATGTTCTGAGGCTACTCACGCAGTTTGGGGTTAACGTGATACCTGAGAACTACATTAGACAAAGATGGACAAAGAAGTTCAGAGAGGAGTTACAAAAGCTTCACGGCACGGAAAAGACAAGGTCAACTGTTTCACAGAATGCCTTGTGA